A genomic window from Thermococcus nautili includes:
- a CDS encoding ABC transporter ATP-binding protein, whose product MIEVENLVKRFGGKVALKGISFTVRDGEIYGLLGPNGSGKSTTMRILAGIIPSSEGKVLVEGINVAENPIEVKRIVGYIPETPVLYESLTPMEFFSFVGSIRGIPKGELEERVERLVKAFGIEEYLGELIGTLSFGTQQKVSIIAGLLHDPKALILDEAINGLDPKSARIMKELLNGFKEEGKSIVFSTHILAVAEALCDRIGIIYNGELIAEGTPEELKSFAHEESLEDVFLKLTESQEEVSSLVRALREAF is encoded by the coding sequence GTGATAGAAGTCGAGAACCTCGTCAAGCGCTTCGGCGGGAAGGTTGCGCTCAAGGGAATCTCCTTCACCGTCCGCGACGGCGAAATCTACGGCCTCTTGGGCCCAAACGGGAGCGGTAAGAGCACCACGATGAGGATTCTGGCCGGGATTATTCCCTCGAGCGAAGGAAAAGTCCTGGTCGAGGGGATAAACGTCGCCGAGAACCCGATTGAAGTCAAGCGGATAGTCGGCTACATACCAGAGACGCCGGTTCTCTACGAGAGCCTGACCCCGATGGAGTTCTTCTCCTTCGTGGGAAGCATAAGGGGGATTCCAAAGGGGGAGCTTGAGGAGCGCGTTGAAAGGCTTGTCAAGGCCTTCGGAATCGAGGAATACCTCGGCGAGCTGATAGGGACGCTCAGCTTCGGAACCCAGCAGAAGGTTTCGATAATAGCCGGTTTGCTCCACGACCCAAAGGCCCTAATCCTCGACGAGGCCATCAACGGCCTCGACCCCAAGAGCGCGCGCATAATGAAGGAGCTCCTCAACGGCTTCAAGGAGGAGGGGAAGAGTATCGTCTTTTCGACACACATTCTCGCCGTTGCCGAGGCGTTGTGCGATAGGATAGGCATAATCTACAACGGCGAGCTGATAGCCGAGGGAACGCCAGAGGAGCTCAAGAGCTTCGCCCACGAGGAGAGCCTTGAAGACGTCTTCCTCAAGCTGACCGAGAGCCAAGAGGAGGTAAGCTCCCTCGTCAGGGCCCTAAGGGAGGCCTTCTGA